In a genomic window of Branchiostoma lanceolatum isolate klBraLanc5 chromosome 12, klBraLanc5.hap2, whole genome shotgun sequence:
- the LOC136445808 gene encoding uncharacterized protein yields the protein MHQAPPSVCTQHDKAEDFYCEDCNTVICLRCASTVHIHHDTWEIDEVAEGFREVMQYWLDQWRQGRWQIEEDLEHSIQEINAQIQIQADRILEEIMDVLRQREQDLLNQVDKFARDMWTRFQEEKSKVKCSSEFSHLKPLCDFSENLVRFGTDREVIALQREMTQQLECAISEMEPTEVADDLHTEIVFVPQKLPAVSDFIQIGAVSISGPDSDGLSRRMSRDSGQGSRSSSELSLISLGLARRKSRGDDVIPHRPIARLAEDYVSRSNDDVHVMTASEELPSTLLDEEDSIKEQEESTTGWQRLKHKIWKQHGHEATDKLKRSSSPRHVHIKEIEKKPSNPPEKEEELSGPPEEDAGKTGEGVKKVVQSARRGSTFMKVVAPTAQKEEEEQMSEVASEMTKGQDHFDWRRTRSRTFDSVHVGTTEYDTTTRYDDVQYTMDQSAETFEKLTEKLSSDNIRVKERGHLNWRKQRAQSLHSTKYESPKSDRRASRGHFDWRKKRAQSVLLTEVPEKQRVLSPKGRQTKHAWQAERGRSFTD from the exons ATGCACCAGGCACCGCCTAGCGTTTGTACACAACACGACAAGGCAG AGGACTTCTACTGTGAAGACTGTAACACCGTCATCTGTCTGCGCTGTGCCTCTACCGTCCACATTCACCACGACACGTGGGAAATCGACGAGGTGGCGGAAGGGTTCAGGGAGGTCATGCAGTACTGGCTGGACCAATGGCGGCAGGGGAGATGGCAG atCGAAGAGGATCTGGAGCACAGCATCCAGGAGATCAACGCGCAGATCCAGATCCAGGCGGACAGGATCCTGGAGGAGATCATGGACGTCCTCAGACAACGCGAGCAGGATCTACTCAATCAG GTGGATAAGTTCGCAAGAGACATGTGGACCAGATTCCAGGAAGAGAAAAGTAAGGTCAAGTGCAGCTCGGAGTTCAGCCACCTCAAGCCGCTGTGCGACTTCAGCGAGAATCTCGTGAGATTCGGAACCGACCGAGAGGTCATTGCCCTCCAGCGGGAGATGACGCAACAGTTGGAGTGCGCCATAAGCGAGATGGAACCGACGGAAGTGGCTGATGACCTGCACACGGAAATAGTCTTCGTACCGCAGAAG CTCCCTGCCGTCTCAGATTTCATACAGATCGGCGCAGTGTCCATTTCCGGTCCCGACTCTGACGGACTGTCCCGGCGCATGAGCAGAGACAGCGGGCAGGGATCGAGGAGCTCATCTGAACTCTCTCTCATTAGTCTGGGATTGGCCAGGAGGAAGTCACgtggtgatgacgtcataccACACAGGCCTATAGCTAGACTAGCAGAGGATTACGTCAGCAGGTCTAACGATGACGTACATGTCATGACGGCTTCTGAGGAGCTACCAAGTACTTTATTAG ATGAAGAAGACAGTATTAAGGAGCAAGAAGAGTCTACGACCGGCTGGCAACGCCTGAAACACAAGATCTGGAAACAACACGGCCATGAAGCGACAGACAAGCTCAAACGGTCCTCCTCTCCTCGACATGTACACATCAAAGAGATTGAGAAGAAACCGTCTAATCCTCCGGAGAAAGAGGAGGAGCTCAGTGGACCACCAGAGGAGGATGCTGGAAAGACAGGGGAGGGTGTGAAGAAAGTTGTGCAGTCTGCCAGACGAGGCTCGACGTTTATGAAAGTTGTGGCGCCGACTGCGCAAAAGGAGGAAGAAGAACAGATGTCG GAGGTCGCCTCTGAGATGACTAAAGGACAAGACCATTTCGACTGGAGGAGAACTCGGTCCCGCACTTTTGACAGTGTTCACGTTGGAACAACAGAATACGACACCACAACCAGATACGACGATGTTCAATACACCATGGACCAAAGCGCAGAAACTTTCGaaaaactgacagaaaaacTTTCTAGTGATAACATTAGGGTTAAAGAACGCGGGCACTTGAACTGGAGAAAACAAAGGGCCCAGAGCCTTCATTCCACGAAGTACGAGTCACCAAAGTCTGACAGGCGGGCTTCAAGAGGACATTTTGACTGGAGGAAAAAGCGTGCACAATCTGTACTTTTAACTGAGGTGCCTGAGAAACAGAGAGTACTGAGTCCAAAAGGGCGGCAAACAAAACACGCTTGGCAAGCTGAGAGAGGAAGAAGTTTTACTGACTAA